A stretch of Streptococcus chenjunshii DNA encodes these proteins:
- a CDS encoding PTS sugar transporter subunit IIB: protein MSKVRVLVACGAGIATSTVVMKKIEDLFARNQIDAQITQIKIAEAVSKQDSNDMLITTTMLPTEYKIPAIKAMAFLTGIGQDKVEAQILEEAAKIQARQ from the coding sequence ATGTCAAAAGTTAGAGTACTGGTAGCCTGTGGAGCAGGTATAGCAACTTCTACAGTTGTTATGAAAAAGATTGAAGATTTATTTGCCCGCAATCAGATTGATGCACAAATTACACAGATTAAAATAGCAGAGGCTGTTTCTAAGCAGGATTCAAATGATATGCTGATTACAACAACGATGCTGCCTACAGAGTATAAAATACCGGCAATAAAAGCAATGGCATTCTTAACTGGAATTGGACAAGACAAGGTTGAAGCCCAAATTTTAGAAGAAGCTGCCAAAATACAGGCCCGCCAGTGA
- a CDS encoding PTS sugar transporter subunit IIA, producing the protein MTEKMKLRDYITPKLIFVNEHFDSKSALFQKIYQESFDLGYVHKSFLEKIIERERNFPTGLQLETMGVAIPHTDAECIKKEFVAIVTTDPVAFVSMEDFNQSVAAEIAFILGLKEPHAQLEMLQSLMGLLQNSEVLARMREAHSADDIVTIVKTNNI; encoded by the coding sequence ATGACTGAAAAAATGAAACTTCGGGATTATATCACACCCAAACTAATTTTTGTCAATGAACATTTTGACTCAAAGAGCGCTCTGTTTCAGAAGATTTATCAAGAATCTTTCGACTTGGGCTATGTCCATAAAAGCTTTCTTGAAAAAATCATAGAACGTGAAAGAAATTTCCCTACAGGCCTGCAGTTAGAAACAATGGGTGTCGCTATCCCTCATACTGATGCTGAATGCATCAAAAAAGAATTTGTTGCTATTGTCACAACTGACCCGGTTGCCTTTGTCAGCATGGAAGATTTTAATCAATCGGTAGCTGCGGAAATTGCTTTTATCTTAGGGCTGAAAGAGCCTCATGCCCAGCTTGAAATGCTTCAGTCGTTAATGGGGCTGCTGCAGAACTCAGAAGTATTGGCACGAATGAGAGAAGCACATTCTGCAGATGATATTGTAACGATAGTAAAAACAAATAACATTTAA
- a CDS encoding BglG family transcription antiterminator, with amino-acid sequence MNYRQISILRDLLLTEQFITGKTLADKYSVSTKTIYSDLSFLNSEIEELSNKIEKIPRRGIRLAVDANEKKHLADLLNHFHFHAEEINDISREYLLLKSLFFDEKEVDIIDWSVQYFVSETSVRRDIGKLENKFADYRIRMERRNGKYHIVGQEQEIRTFLRNYLIAEFHLDLSSITQTKRFTYFFSKEEIERVMSIVNHYAEVYHFTLSEQYSIYLIVDLLVAKMRYVNGHTFALNDNINFVDKLSYYEVYTFACDLFREYLYFKDNSMPLLEIINLSYTLLSVGYETKDLIVGDQINSIISNLIDRVSRLLSIDLRQDRHLFKMLISHVQPMIFRLKNKIIVSSDITEEIKKKYSVLYNIVWLSCRELSDTFSIDMTDGEMAFLTVHFEIAIEKLAKPLLIYVVCPQGLATTELNIRSLSHVISNFDHLVKIDASELTQTKIEQADMIISSISLSDTDMDASKIIFISPILTDADLENLQSRYLQLQKGNRRVLSVIESKEAYTKSLIQQLIGDNVFLKVDKGTANDCIDFLVEKSAPQNRKNQSYRQSIQIREDLGSTSVYTGIALPHALSIAVSESQLVIMTLKKPIRWGSNMVKVIMLISMSQEDEFFYKDALISLYSKIDSSDYIDQLWHSTTVSDFMERL; translated from the coding sequence ATGAATTACAGACAGATAAGCATTTTGAGAGATTTGCTGCTGACAGAACAGTTTATTACAGGTAAAACACTGGCTGATAAATATTCTGTCTCAACTAAGACAATTTACTCAGATTTGTCTTTCTTAAATAGTGAGATCGAAGAGCTGTCTAATAAAATTGAAAAGATTCCTAGAAGAGGAATACGCTTGGCTGTTGATGCCAATGAAAAAAAGCATCTTGCGGATTTGTTAAACCATTTTCATTTCCATGCAGAAGAAATCAACGATATATCCAGAGAATATTTGCTGCTGAAGTCCCTTTTCTTTGATGAAAAAGAAGTAGACATTATCGACTGGTCCGTTCAGTACTTTGTCAGTGAAACCTCTGTCAGAAGAGACATCGGTAAATTAGAAAATAAATTTGCTGACTATCGTATTCGCATGGAACGTCGTAATGGCAAATATCATATTGTCGGACAAGAGCAGGAAATTCGGACTTTTCTGAGGAATTACCTGATAGCAGAATTCCATTTAGATCTATCCAGCATTACTCAAACTAAGCGCTTTACCTATTTCTTCTCCAAAGAGGAAATAGAGCGTGTCATGTCAATTGTCAATCATTATGCGGAAGTCTATCACTTTACTTTAAGTGAACAGTACAGCATTTATCTCATTGTCGACTTATTGGTTGCAAAGATGCGTTATGTAAACGGTCATACATTTGCCCTCAATGACAATATAAATTTTGTTGACAAACTTTCTTACTATGAGGTCTATACTTTTGCCTGTGACTTATTCAGGGAGTATCTTTATTTTAAAGATAACTCAATGCCGCTGTTAGAGATTATTAACCTGTCTTATACTTTATTATCTGTCGGCTATGAAACCAAGGATTTGATTGTTGGAGACCAGATTAACAGTATTATCAGCAATTTGATCGATCGTGTTAGTCGGCTTCTCAGTATTGATTTGAGACAAGATCGCCATCTGTTTAAGATGTTAATCAGCCATGTTCAGCCAATGATTTTCCGTTTGAAAAATAAGATTATTGTCAGCAGTGATATCACAGAAGAAATCAAAAAAAAGTATAGCGTTCTCTACAATATTGTTTGGCTGTCCTGCCGTGAACTCTCGGATACATTTTCTATCGATATGACTGATGGGGAAATGGCGTTTTTAACTGTACACTTTGAAATTGCCATTGAAAAATTAGCTAAGCCTTTGCTGATCTATGTCGTCTGTCCTCAGGGGTTGGCAACGACTGAGCTGAATATAAGGTCACTCTCGCATGTCATATCCAATTTTGACCATTTGGTCAAAATTGATGCTAGTGAACTGACTCAAACTAAAATTGAGCAGGCCGATATGATTATCAGTTCTATTTCACTGTCAGATACAGATATGGATGCTTCTAAGATTATTTTTATCAGTCCTATATTGACCGATGCTGATTTAGAAAATCTGCAAAGCCGCTATTTGCAGCTTCAAAAGGGAAACAGACGGGTTTTATCCGTTATAGAAAGCAAAGAAGCTTACACAAAATCTTTGATTCAGCAGCTGATTGGGGACAATGTTTTTTTAAAAGTGGATAAGGGGACTGCTAATGACTGTATCGATTTTCTTGTAGAGAAATCAGCACCTCAAAATCGTAAGAATCAGTCATACCGTCAGTCTATCCAGATCCGAGAAGACTTAGGGAGTACCAGTGTCTATACCGGCATAGCGCTTCCGCATGCCCTGTCAATTGCTGTAAGTGAGTCCCAATTAGTGATTATGACTTTGAAAAAACCGATTCGCTGGGGCAGCAATATGGTCAAAGTGATTATGCTAATTTCCATGTCTCAGGAAGATGAATTTTTTTATAAGGATGCCCTTATCAGCCTTTATTCAAAAATTGACAGTTCAGATTATATTGATCAATTATGGCATTCGACGACTGTCTCTGATTTTATGGAACGATTGTAA